In Catenulispora sp. MAP5-51, a single genomic region encodes these proteins:
- a CDS encoding integrase core domain-containing protein, whose amino-acid sequence MHGHLRVWRGSGLVPSMGLSGDGYDNALMESFWGCMQTELANRRRWRTRLERANAIFEYLEILYNWLRRHSALGKLSTIEY is encoded by the coding sequence GTGCACGGCCACCTTCGGGTCTGGCGCGGCTCCGGCCTGGTGCCGTCCATGGGCTTGAGCGGCGACGGCTATGACAACGCGCTGATGGAGTCGTTCTGGGGCTGCATGCAGACTGAGCTGGCGAACCGGCGGCGCTGGCGAACACGCCTCGAGCGCGCCAACGCGATCTTCGAGTACCTGGAGATCCTCTACAACTGGCTGCGAAGACACTCCGCACTCGGCAAGCTCAGCACGATCGAGTACTGA
- a CDS encoding LacI family DNA-binding transcriptional regulator: MGAQNPYKAAGIRTRRATMNDVAAQANVSLKTVSRVVNGDAGVVEETRLRVLDAIARLGFRRNDSARQLRTGRTAEIGLLVEDVADPFYSTVTRAVEQVAAGHDCLLFTSSCDDDPVRERKLALTLCSRRVDGLLIVTAAPDHAYLASELAAGLPVVFVDRPPVNLDADAVLADNVGGARSGIRHLIAGGHRRIGFLGDDPDVFTAQQRLLGYRQEMAAHGLPVDESWIAAGEPAPGRLRHNVERLRVELDRLLGGPAAVTALFTGNNRITTQVLREFGRREDSDRGTPHRPALVGFDDFEFADLVTPGVTVVAQDPAGLGRTAATLLFERLAGLAGPARRVVLPTRLVVRGSGEQPPPD; encoded by the coding sequence ATGGGAGCGCAGAACCCGTACAAGGCTGCCGGAATCCGCACCCGACGAGCGACCATGAACGACGTCGCGGCGCAGGCCAACGTGAGCTTGAAGACCGTCTCCCGGGTCGTCAACGGCGACGCCGGAGTCGTGGAGGAGACCCGGCTGCGCGTCCTGGACGCGATCGCCCGGCTGGGGTTCCGGCGCAACGACTCGGCGCGGCAGCTGCGGACCGGTCGGACCGCGGAGATCGGGCTGCTCGTCGAGGATGTCGCAGACCCGTTCTATTCGACGGTCACGCGTGCCGTGGAACAGGTCGCCGCGGGCCACGACTGTCTGCTGTTCACCAGCTCGTGCGACGACGACCCCGTCCGTGAGCGGAAGCTGGCCCTGACCCTGTGCTCGCGGCGGGTGGACGGTCTGCTGATCGTGACCGCCGCCCCGGACCACGCCTACCTCGCCTCCGAACTGGCCGCCGGGCTGCCGGTGGTGTTCGTCGACCGGCCGCCGGTGAACCTCGACGCCGACGCCGTCCTGGCGGACAACGTGGGCGGCGCGCGAAGCGGTATCAGGCATCTGATTGCTGGCGGCCACCGGCGCATCGGGTTCCTCGGCGACGACCCGGACGTCTTCACCGCGCAGCAGCGGCTGCTCGGATACCGCCAGGAGATGGCCGCGCACGGCCTGCCCGTCGACGAGTCCTGGATCGCGGCCGGCGAACCGGCGCCCGGCCGGCTGCGGCACAACGTGGAACGGTTGCGGGTGGAGCTGGACCGGCTGCTCGGCGGTCCGGCGGCGGTCACGGCCTTGTTCACCGGGAACAACCGGATCACCACGCAGGTGCTGCGCGAGTTCGGGCGCCGGGAGGACAGCGACCGCGGCACCCCGCACCGGCCGGCGCTGGTGGGCTTCGACGACTTCGAATTCGCCGACCTGGTCACGCCGGGCGTCACCGTGGTCGCGCAGGATCCGGCGGGCCTGGGCCGGACCGCGGCGACGCTCTTGTTCGAGCGCCTCGCCGGGCTCGCCGGGCCCGCCCGGCGAGTGGTCCTTCCCACTCGGCTCGTCGTGCGCGGGTCCGGCGAACAGCCGCCGCCGGACTGA
- a CDS encoding DUF397 domain-containing protein has protein sequence MSTQCNGWQISSFSDNGPNCVEVLFLVETDGGVVAQVRNSRHPEGPVLVFDRAEWEAFELGVFNHEFQMPY, from the coding sequence ATGAGCACACAGTGCAACGGCTGGCAGATCAGCAGTTTCAGCGACAATGGGCCGAACTGTGTCGAGGTGCTTTTCCTCGTCGAGACCGACGGCGGCGTGGTGGCCCAGGTGCGGAACAGCCGGCATCCCGAGGGGCCGGTGCTGGTGTTCGACCGGGCCGAATGGGAGGCGTTCGAATTGGGCGTTTTCAACCATGAATTCCAAATGCCCTACTAA
- a CDS encoding TetR/AcrR family transcriptional regulator, translating into MSAEESATPAHRRDAVATREAILAAAVAEFTENGYARAGVRQIAERAGVTAMMINRYFGSKQGLFAEAVDRSFAPATVVGTERRGLTQTMARSLAESTAPGAERLDPFLLMLRCASDPAAVDIVRRGIEAHVGSRLAGLIGGDEADVRAQLGLALAAGTWLLRAVIGTEALAGADDDRLAELLASMLEPITSGDSR; encoded by the coding sequence ATGAGTGCCGAGGAGTCCGCGACGCCTGCCCATCGACGTGATGCCGTTGCCACGCGGGAGGCGATCCTTGCGGCCGCCGTGGCGGAGTTCACCGAGAACGGGTACGCCCGGGCGGGTGTCCGGCAGATCGCCGAACGGGCCGGTGTGACGGCCATGATGATCAACCGTTATTTCGGTTCGAAGCAGGGTTTGTTCGCCGAGGCGGTGGATCGTTCCTTCGCCCCGGCGACGGTTGTGGGGACCGAACGGCGGGGGCTGACACAGACGATGGCGCGCTCTCTGGCTGAGAGTACGGCGCCCGGTGCCGAGCGGCTCGATCCGTTCCTGCTGATGCTGCGTTGCGCGTCGGATCCGGCGGCTGTGGACATCGTGCGGCGGGGGATCGAGGCGCACGTGGGGTCGCGGCTGGCTGGGCTGATCGGTGGGGACGAGGCGGATGTCCGCGCGCAGCTGGGGCTGGCGCTGGCTGCCGGGACTTGGCTGTTGCGGGCGGTCATCGGCACCGAGGCGCTGGCCGGCGCCGATGACGACCGGCTGGCGGAGCTGTTGGCGAGCATGCTCGAACCGATCACGAGCGGCGACTCGCGGTAA